A DNA window from Coffea arabica cultivar ET-39 chromosome 6c, Coffea Arabica ET-39 HiFi, whole genome shotgun sequence contains the following coding sequences:
- the LOC113691691 gene encoding glutaredoxin-C1-like — protein MQVVKESSSIPMDKPGESHSLGLRMESIYEKVRLLASGNAVVIFTMSGCCMCHVVKQLLFGLGVAPTIVELDHDAAGREIHSLLLQLSGKTQQQPVPAVFVGGKFLGGIETVMACHINGSLVPLLKDAGALWL, from the coding sequence ATGCAGGTAGTGAAGGAGTCATCAAGCATCCCAATGGACAAGCCCGGAGAATCCCATTCCCTAGGATTGAGAATGGAGTCAATCTATGAGAAGGTGCGCCTCTTGGCATCGGGCAATGCGGTGGTCATCTTCACCATGAGTGGCTGCTGCATGTGTCATGTTGTTAAGCAACTGCTCTTTGGCTTAGGCGTAGCCCCGACAATCGTGGAGCTCGACCACGACGCTGCTGGCCGTGAAATCCATTCCCTTCTCTTGCAGCTCTCTGGCAAAACTCAGCAACAACCTGTTCCTGCAGTCTTTGTGGGGGGCAAGTTCTTGGGTGGCATTGAAACAGTCATGGCTTGCCATATTAATGGCAGTCTGGTTCCTCTCCTTAAGGATGCCGGAGCGCTTTGGCTCTGA
- the LOC113693108 gene encoding uncharacterized protein yields the protein MEFKEAVELEGRAGIAEATPNQHFRRWKPPIEGAYKINTDAAISAQMIRTGKGIVARNWKGEIMKVWAIMEEKIGEPELEEATAIRAAMQLGKEAGWRKIEIQSDCKSVIDCILTVSCNNCNCAVILEDIQKLREFFDQCNFSFIYREGNEVCHRLAKFALKLVNDVYWESNFPGWIKDLARKDCEGS from the coding sequence ATGGAATTCAAGGAAGCTGTGGAACTAGAAGGAAGAGCTGGCATTGCTGAAGCAACCCCCAATCAGCATTTTAGAAGATGGAAGCCTCCAATAGAAGGTGCGTACAAGATAAACACTGATGCTGCAATTTCAGCACAGATGATCAGAACTGGTAAAGGAATTGTTGCTAGGAACTGGAAAGGAGAGATCATGAAAGTTTGGGCCATAATGGAGGAGAAGATAGGGGAACCAGAACTAGAGGAGGCTACGGCAATCAGAGCAGCAATGCAACTAGGAAAAGAAGCAGGCTGGAGGAAGATTGAAATACAATCAGACTGCAAAAGTGTGATAGACTGCATCCTAACAGTCTCATGCAACAACTGCAACTGTGCTGTGATATTGGAGGACATACAAAAGCTAAGGGAGTTTTTTGATCAATGCAATTTCTCCTTTATATATAGGGAAGGAAATGAAGTGTGTCATAGGCTAGCAAAATTTGCCTTGAAACTAGTTAATGATGTATATTGGGAATCAAATTTCCCAGGCTGGATTAAGGATCTAGCAAGAAAGGATTGTGAGGGCAGCTAG